The Patagioenas fasciata isolate bPatFas1 chromosome 19 unlocalized genomic scaffold, bPatFas1.hap1 SUPER_19_unloc_1, whole genome shotgun sequence genome window below encodes:
- the LOC139826612 gene encoding ribosome maturation protein SBDS-like isoform X5, whose protein sequence is MFRDIATIVADKCVNPKTKRPYTVIVIERAVKDIHYSVKPNKSTKQQALEVIRQLKETMQIKRAHMRLRFILPAREGKKLKEKLKVLIKVIENEDFHQQLEI, encoded by the exons atgtttagagacatcgcgaccattgtcgctgacaaatgcgtgaatcccaaaacaaagaggccgtacacagtgatcgtcatagaaagagccgtgaaggacattcactactccgtcaaaccaaacaagagcacgaagcagcag gcactggaagtgatcagacagttaaaggagaccatgcagatcaaacgtgctcacatgaggctgcgatttattcttccagcaagggaggggaagaaactgaaagagaagctcaaggtgctgattaaagtgattgagaatgaagatttccaccaacagttagaaatt TGA
- the LOC139826612 gene encoding ribosome maturation protein SBDS-like isoform X1 yields MFRDIATIVADKCVNPKTKRPYTVIVIERAVKDIHYSVKPNKSTKQQALEVIRQLKETMQIKRAHMRLRFILPAREGKKLKEKLKVLIKVIENEDFHQQLEIDAGGGAEGKTAVRRGPARPVASPAAEERGASP; encoded by the exons atgtttagagacatcgcgaccattgtcgctgacaaatgcgtgaatcccaaaacaaagaggccgtacacagtgatcgtcatagaaagagccgtgaaggacattcactactccgtcaaaccaaacaagagcacgaagcagcag gcactggaagtgatcagacagttaaaggagaccatgcagatcaaacgtgctcacatgaggctgcgatttattcttccagcaagggaggggaagaaactgaaagagaagctcaaggtgctgattaaagtgattgagaatgaagatttccaccaacagttagaaatt gatgctggaggaggagctgagggcaaaactgcagtccgaagaggcccggcgagaccggtcgcgagcccagctgctgaagaacgaggagcttctccttga
- the LOC139826612 gene encoding uncharacterized protein isoform X4: MLEEELRAKLQSEEARRDRSRAQLLKNEELLLEFENRIDRLLFHLHGITVPGQIFVKARDFLEKKMSSDPQNVVVSFEERDSSDDESSKSDDEDDEHVPTWEDIKREGQLLIQSKKKASVSRNAPRD, translated from the exons atgctggaggaggagctgagggcaaaactgcagtccgaagaggcccggcgagaccggtcgcgagcccagctgctgaagaacgaggagcttctccttgaatttgaaaacagaatcgaccgcctcctattccatctgcacggcatcaccgtgcctggccag atttttgtgaaggccagggattttctggagaaaaaaatgtcgagtgatcctcagaacgtggtggtttcctttgaggagagagacagcagcgatgacg aatcctctaaatctgatgacgaagatgacgagcacgtccccacctgggaagacatcaagagggaggggcagctgctgatccaaagcaagaagaaagccagcgtgtcacggaatgcaccccgagattag
- the LOC139826658 gene encoding coiled-coil domain-containing protein 81-like, with protein sequence MKPLLKHCGQFWATLYKRDIDTLERVHQTVTTKMKGLEPSSDKSPVCPSKTSSHPPSPLFQAVRIPGIGTFAVVRKRVALSEQDLVIVERPVFRPEKAVVQDHELRYGCKDFPGHQDFEQLPYAEIASENAVSEGTVQLYMERTTHLFHACVENGQNVAIIWRDVGMLIVQGKDMKMRFYLHFLERLNGTGKMLQALLEMPEMRDSVISRHDTAASQTSSGRVIVLPWYQLETVPKMPALIDLKGCVKGKGDGLWCEPAPAANLCARDQCRNPRAGFP encoded by the exons atgAAGCCACTCCTGAAGCACTGCGGCCAGTTCTGGGCTACCCTGTACAAGAGAGACATTGACACACTAGAGAGAGTTCACCAGACGGTCACAACGAAGATGAAGGGCCTGGAGC cctcctctgacaagtcacccgtctgcccctccaagacttcttcccatccgccatctcctctgttccaggctgtccgcattcccggaatcgggacttttgcggttgtcagaaagcgagtagccctcagcgagcaggatctggtgattgtggagagacccgtgtttcgacctgaaaaggctgttgtgcaggaccatgagctccgctatggttgcaaagacttccctg gccatcaagatttcgaacaactgccgtatgctgagatagcctcagagaacgctgtctctgagggcaccgtgcagctctacatggaaaggaccacgcaccttttccatgcctgcgtagagaacgggcagaacgttgccatcatctggagggacgtgggcatgctgattgtccagggaaaagacatgaaaatgagattttacttacactttttggaaaggctgaatggcactggcaagatgctgcaagctcttctcgag atgccggagatgagggactcagtcatctcacgccatgacaccgctgcttcccagacctcttctggacgtgttatcgtcctgccatg gtaccaacttgagaccgtgccgaaaatgccagcgctgatagacctgaaaggatgtgtgaagggaaaaggtgatggcctgtggtgtgaacctgccccagcagcaaatctgtgtgcacgggaccaatgcagaaaccccagagccggattcccttga
- the LOC139826617 gene encoding uncharacterized protein encodes MAFPQRDEKDHLPQCYHSPEQTRTSLSLELAHKWHPVPRTTPRCCSEEPSPFPFLEDAAEKRLLRRARLPPNRLPALTVKPEQGQKAEGSEPRARQLPVIQRSCLKEKEEKGKLPPLVAPREVDFIARAIERREKNKREKKKEEQLPKHIRKFLEGEEKKEKEAAVREESKRQSARAMKAKSKAEKERPGVKGKGENPKEMQRSQESSSPECSSDSSSSSVESDESSCDLLEIRTIMEDWEEAGEEPPTVPEDNSIPPKRYECARSSRALGPWGCQETVSGTEARGRDIQQEPPPA; translated from the exons atggctttcccccaaagggatgaaaaggaccaccttccccagtgttaccacagccctgagcagacccgcacgtcactctccttggaactggcacacaagtggcacccggttcccagaacaacaccgagatgctgttctgaagaaccgtctcctttcccctttctagaggatgctgccgagaagcgcctcctccgtcgagcaaggcttcctccaaatcggttacctgccctgactgtgaagccggagcagggtcagaaagctgaggggagtgagcctcgcgccag gcagctaccggtcatccagaggagctgcttgaaggaaaaggaggagaaaggaaagctaccgcctctggttgcacccagagaagtggacttcatagccagagccattgagaggagagaaaag aataaacgggagaagaagaaagaggagcagcTTCCAAAGCATATCCGgaaattcctggaaggagaggaaaagaaggaaaaagaggcgGCGGTACGGGAAGAAAGTAAACGGCAGTCAGCCAGAGCAATGAAAGCAAAGTCCAAGGCAGAAAAGGAGAGACCCGgtgtgaaaggaaagggagaaaatccaaaggagatgcagaggagccag gaatccagctcccccgagtgctcctcagacagctcctcgagcagcgtggagtcagacgagtccagctgtgacctgctggagattaGGACgattatggaggactgggaagaggccggagaagagccccccacagtccctgaggacaacagcatcCCCCCaaagcggtacgagtgtgcccgctccagccgagccctggggccGTGGGGC tgccaggagaccgtctcaggcacTGAGGCTCGCGGGAGAGACatccagcaagagcctcctccggcgtga